In the genome of Gemmatimonadales bacterium, the window GCGGCCGGGTGCGGGTGCAGTGGGGCGGCGGATTCCGGACGCTCGAGTTGGTCGATGCGGCGCTTGCGTTGGGCGCCGGGCGTATCGTCGTGGGCACCGCCGCGGTGGGTGATCCGGCGTTCGTGGCGGCGGCGCTCGCGCGCGCGGGCGCGGAGCGCATTGCCGTGGGGCTCGACGCGCGCGCCGGCGCCGCCGCCGTGCGCGGCTGGCGCGAATCGTCCGGTGAGCGGGTGGAGACGCTCGCGGCGCGCGTGGTCGCCCAGGGTGTTCGTACCATCGTCTACACCGAGATCGCGCGCGACGGCATGCTCGCCGGGCCCGACGTGGCCGGCGCCGCGGCGCTCCGGCACCTCGGCGCCGACGTGATCGCGAGCGGCGGCGTCGCCACGCTCGCCGATCTCCGCGCGGTGCGCGACGCCGGACTCGCCGGCGCCATCGTCGGGCGGGCGATTTACGAGGGGCGGTTCACCGTCGCGGAGGCGGTCGCGGCCGTCAGCGCGTGATAGCACTCGTCGTGGTACTCGCCGTGGGGTTGGCGGCGTTCACCTATCTCTGGCTCGAGCGTCTGGGCCGCCGCGCCGTCGTGCCGCTTGCGTGCCGCGCAATTGCGTGGAGCGCGCTCGGACTGCTCCTCCTCAACGTGGGCTGTCCGGTGGCGGCCCCAATACGCCGCCCGCTCGTGCTGCTCGACGGCTCGCTCAGCCTCACGGCGCCCGGCGGCCGCTGGCGCGAGGCGCACGATTCCGCCGCGCGCTGGGGCGACGT includes:
- a CDS encoding 1-(5-phosphoribosyl)-5-[(5-phosphoribosylamino)methylideneamino] imidazole-4-carboxamide isomerase, with translation MDLYPAIDVRKGCVVRLSQGEAARETVYEPDPLAVAERFVAEGARWIHIVDLDRAFGEGDNTAAIARVVRAVCGRVRVQWGGGFRTLELVDAALALGAGRIVVGTAAVGDPAFVAAALARAGAERIAVGLDARAGAAAVRGWRESSGERVETLAARVVAQGVRTIVYTEIARDGMLAGPDVAGAAALRHLGADVIASGGVATLADLRAVRDAGLAGAIVGRAIYEGRFTVAEAVAAVSA